One genomic window of Microbacterium testaceum StLB037 includes the following:
- a CDS encoding cation transporter, with protein MLRQSVTALSRRDVLRRRIRIIVAVTIAWNVVEAVVALVAGGIASSAALIGFGLDSIVEVLSAAAVAWQFAAPDPEKREKVALRVIAFSFFGLAAYVSVDAVLSLLGLREAQHSPVGIAIAASSLVVMPFLSWFERRTGRELGSASAVADSKQTLICTYLSAALLVGLLLNSLFGWAWADAVAALVIAVLAVREGVEAWRGDACCAAPVVRDEPPAQAESSCACCVTVDRNRC; from the coding sequence ATGCTGCGACAATCCGTGACCGCGCTCTCGCGACGCGACGTCCTGCGCCGACGCATCCGGATCATCGTCGCGGTCACCATCGCCTGGAACGTCGTCGAGGCGGTGGTCGCGCTCGTCGCGGGCGGTATCGCCTCGTCGGCGGCGCTCATCGGTTTCGGTCTCGACTCGATCGTCGAGGTGCTCTCCGCCGCTGCCGTCGCGTGGCAGTTCGCCGCGCCCGACCCCGAGAAGCGCGAGAAGGTGGCACTCCGTGTGATCGCGTTCTCGTTCTTCGGCCTCGCCGCGTACGTGAGCGTGGATGCCGTTCTCTCACTGCTCGGCCTCCGCGAGGCGCAGCACTCGCCCGTGGGGATCGCGATCGCGGCGTCGAGCCTCGTGGTCATGCCCTTCCTCAGCTGGTTCGAGCGCCGCACCGGCCGGGAGCTCGGCTCCGCGTCGGCCGTCGCGGACTCGAAGCAGACGCTCATCTGCACGTATCTGTCTGCCGCGCTGCTCGTCGGTCTGCTGCTCAACAGCCTGTTCGGCTGGGCCTGGGCCGACGCGGTGGCCGCGCTCGTCATCGCCGTTCTCGCGGTGCGGGAAGGCGTCGAGGCGTGGCGGGGAGACGCGTGCTGCGCCGCTCCCGTCGTGCGGGACGAGCCGCCCGCTCAGGCGGAGAGCTCCTGCGCGTGCTGCGTGACCGTCGACCGGAACCGCTGCTGA
- a CDS encoding GlxA family transcriptional regulator, whose protein sequence is MTGQRRRIGILLFDGVKALDFVGPAEVFSETNLTTDAYELRFYSPTGADVTAFMGLRIGVDGAASESGPLDTVIIPGSELAPGVFDDADLQRAITTLARQARRIASICSGAFGLAATGLLDGHPATTHWKFADALASRYPRVAVDSERIFTKQGNVYTSAGVAAGIDLALSLVEDDHGAEVARSVAQHLLVYMRRSGGQSQFSAALKMPAPRTSIARAVADYVSDDPTRPTSVTELAAHVNVSPRHLTRVIRDELGVTPAAYISSLRLELAVNLLESGASIAQSAAAAGFGSPAALRRAFLARYRVTPSGYQQRFRSTVTQHAQELSA, encoded by the coding sequence ATGACGGGGCAACGGCGTCGAATCGGGATTCTGCTGTTCGACGGGGTGAAGGCTCTCGATTTCGTGGGCCCCGCCGAGGTCTTCTCCGAGACGAACCTGACGACGGATGCCTATGAGCTCCGGTTCTACTCCCCCACCGGCGCCGACGTCACGGCGTTCATGGGCCTGCGGATCGGCGTCGACGGGGCCGCGTCCGAGAGCGGGCCTCTCGACACCGTGATCATCCCGGGCAGCGAGTTGGCCCCGGGGGTGTTCGACGACGCCGACCTGCAGCGAGCGATCACCACCCTCGCCCGTCAGGCCCGGCGCATCGCGTCGATCTGCAGCGGGGCTTTCGGTCTGGCCGCCACCGGCCTGCTCGACGGGCACCCGGCGACGACGCACTGGAAGTTCGCCGACGCCCTCGCCAGCCGGTACCCGAGGGTGGCGGTCGACTCCGAGCGCATCTTCACCAAGCAGGGCAACGTCTACACCTCGGCGGGGGTCGCGGCGGGCATCGACCTCGCGCTGTCGCTCGTCGAGGACGACCACGGCGCGGAAGTCGCGCGCAGCGTCGCCCAGCACCTCCTCGTCTACATGCGCCGCTCGGGTGGCCAGTCGCAGTTCTCGGCCGCGCTGAAGATGCCCGCCCCGCGCACGAGCATCGCCCGCGCGGTGGCCGACTACGTCTCCGACGATCCGACCCGCCCGACCAGCGTCACCGAGCTCGCGGCGCACGTGAACGTCAGCCCGCGGCACCTCACCCGCGTGATCCGCGACGAGCTCGGCGTGACCCCCGCGGCCTACATCTCGTCGCTGCGCCTGGAGCTCGCCGTGAACCTGCTCGAGTCGGGGGCCTCGATCGCCCAGTCGGCCGCCGCCGCCGGATTCGGCTCACCCGCGGCCCTGCGCCGTGCGTTCCTCGCGCGCTATCGCGTGACGCCGTCGGGGTATCAGCAGCGGTTCCGGTCGACGGTCACGCAGCACGCGCAGGAGCTCTCCGCCTGA
- a CDS encoding alpha/beta fold hydrolase produces MSVSPTIVLVHGAFADAASWAPVTRALLDQGYTVRVPAVPNRSLIGDAAYIRSVVEHIEGPVLLAGHSYGGAVITVAGAADNVVGLVYVAGYALDEGESLGQLQGGFPDSDLAQHLVYTPFPVEGGEPGTDVSVEVAAFPEVFAHGVPLDRAEVLAVSQRPLAALAFGENAPVAAWKTKPAWGIVSSADHTINPDVERFGYQRAGLRSVVELDAPHLVMQSHPAEVAKVITDAIADLA; encoded by the coding sequence ATGTCCGTTTCCCCCACCATCGTCCTCGTGCACGGAGCCTTCGCGGATGCCGCGAGCTGGGCGCCCGTCACCCGCGCACTGCTCGACCAGGGGTACACGGTGCGCGTCCCCGCCGTCCCCAACCGCAGTCTGATCGGCGATGCGGCGTACATCCGCTCGGTCGTCGAGCACATCGAGGGTCCCGTGCTGCTCGCCGGGCACTCGTACGGCGGCGCGGTCATCACCGTCGCGGGGGCCGCCGACAACGTCGTGGGACTCGTCTACGTCGCCGGCTACGCGCTGGACGAGGGCGAGAGCCTCGGCCAGCTGCAGGGCGGTTTCCCCGACTCCGACCTCGCGCAGCACCTCGTCTACACGCCGTTCCCGGTCGAGGGCGGCGAGCCCGGCACCGATGTCTCGGTCGAGGTGGCCGCGTTTCCCGAGGTCTTCGCGCACGGCGTGCCGCTCGACCGGGCCGAGGTGCTCGCGGTGTCGCAGCGCCCCCTCGCCGCCCTGGCGTTCGGCGAGAACGCGCCCGTCGCCGCGTGGAAGACGAAGCCGGCGTGGGGCATCGTCTCGAGCGCCGACCACACGATCAACCCCGACGTCGAGCGCTTCGGCTACCAGCGCGCGGGCCTCCGGTCGGTCGTCGAACTCGACGCCCCGCACCTCGTGATGCAGAGCCACCCCGCCGAGGTCGCGAAAGTCATCACGGACGCGATCGCCGACCTCGCGTGA
- a CDS encoding UBP-type zinc finger domain-containing protein, translated as MSAPEQIDRSLPPTGTGCRECDASGSWWVHLRRCAACGHVGCCDSSLNRHATAHFEATGHRYIQSFEPGEVWWWDYGTSAVVHGPPLAPPTTHPLDQTVPGPEERLPADWEEQLAAARGGA; from the coding sequence ATGTCCGCGCCCGAACAGATCGACCGGAGCCTCCCACCCACCGGAACCGGATGCCGGGAGTGCGACGCGAGCGGAAGCTGGTGGGTCCACCTGCGTCGGTGCGCCGCGTGCGGACACGTCGGGTGCTGCGACTCGTCGCTGAACCGGCACGCGACCGCGCACTTCGAGGCGACGGGGCACCGGTACATCCAGAGCTTCGAGCCCGGGGAGGTGTGGTGGTGGGACTACGGGACCTCGGCCGTCGTCCACGGCCCCCCGCTGGCCCCGCCCACGACCCACCCCCTCGACCAGACGGTGCCGGGGCCGGAGGAGCGACTCCCCGCGGACTGGGAGGAGCAGCTCGCCGCGGCCCGCGGGGGCGCGTGA
- a CDS encoding DUF1295 domain-containing protein: MSAPVPSTTERSPGAQNRAALIAVVVSLAIGVGLAVAGSSRGAEVGGIPVFALAVAAAFGIQVLVFIPSAIRRTERFFDLTGSLTFITVSVALALLAPAQDARGWILAAMVIVWAARLGSFLFARVHRSGSDGRFDEIKTRPLRFFQVWCIQGLWVALTASAAWIAMSADADGRAPLDGFVIAGVIVWLLGMALEVVADLQKQAFRADPANDGEFIRTGLWSRSRHPNYFGEILVWIGVFLVAAPVLQGWQWVAVLSPLFVILLLTRVSGIPLLEKRADERWGDRADYRAYRDRTPVLIPALTARR, encoded by the coding sequence ATGAGCGCACCCGTCCCCTCGACCACGGAGCGCTCCCCCGGCGCGCAGAACCGCGCGGCGCTCATCGCGGTCGTCGTCTCCCTCGCGATCGGAGTGGGCCTGGCCGTCGCCGGCAGCTCCCGCGGGGCGGAGGTCGGCGGCATCCCGGTGTTCGCCCTCGCGGTGGCGGCGGCGTTCGGCATCCAGGTCCTCGTCTTCATCCCCTCGGCGATCCGTCGGACCGAGCGCTTCTTCGACCTCACCGGGAGCCTCACCTTCATCACCGTGTCGGTCGCCCTCGCGCTTCTCGCTCCGGCGCAGGATGCCCGCGGGTGGATCCTCGCCGCGATGGTCATCGTGTGGGCGGCGCGCCTCGGCTCGTTCCTCTTCGCGCGGGTGCACCGCTCGGGCTCCGACGGACGCTTCGACGAGATCAAGACGCGCCCGCTGCGCTTCTTCCAGGTGTGGTGCATCCAGGGCCTCTGGGTCGCCCTCACCGCCTCGGCCGCGTGGATCGCGATGAGTGCGGATGCCGACGGCCGGGCACCCCTCGACGGTTTCGTCATCGCGGGTGTCATCGTCTGGCTGCTCGGGATGGCGCTCGAGGTCGTCGCCGACCTGCAGAAGCAGGCGTTCCGGGCCGACCCGGCGAACGACGGCGAGTTCATCCGCACGGGCCTCTGGTCGCGCTCGCGTCACCCGAATTACTTCGGCGAGATCCTGGTCTGGATCGGCGTCTTCCTCGTGGCCGCGCCGGTGCTGCAGGGCTGGCAGTGGGTCGCGGTGCTGTCGCCGCTCTTCGTCATCCTGCTGCTGACCCGCGTGAGCGGCATCCCGCTCCTCGAGAAGCGCGCCGACGAACGCTGGGGCGACCGCGCCGACTACCGCGCCTACCGCGACCGCACGCCCGTGCTGATCCCGGCGCTGACGGCACGGCGTTAG
- a CDS encoding AMP-dependent synthetase/ligase, giving the protein MIETTTPALARLEEFGNVTDLLARRAADAPDHVAFDVPTDDPAAWRPVTTAAFLDEVRALAKGMMGAGLAAGDTVAIMAPTRYEWAVADLATWFAGGVVVPVYDSSSASQVDAIVRDADVRLAIAGSRAHADLLNTALAGTDAIGTWAMRGVDGIPSLDELAARGTHISDAELESRRTLAGHHHPATIVYTSGTTGEPKGAVLTHANFLGQVLNIAAAYREVVTPTGNTIIFLPLAHVLARGLQLICIASGMRIAHLSEPAQVVPALSVLRPTFLVVVPRVLQKIQAAAAEKAARMKVGRVWARAVSTAVARGRLAEKQDAGRRRRAPLGFRVRGAVFDALFYSRLRAIMGGRVDYILSGGATLDGILSLFFRGIGVPVIEGYGLTETTAPLTGNLPGRIVSGTVGLPLPGSTVRISPEGEVLARGVGVFAGYRDPRHDAEAFVDGFFRTGDLGRIDDGGRLILEGRLKDVIVTSNGKTVVPARWEGAVEASPLVQHAVMVGEGKPYLSALLILDPVESAAWAASQGWTFAAGSPGDLRTIDEPRLRAHLQSTVDAANALVARSEQVRRFILVVADLDDRELVTPTLKIKRREVLHRAADTIDTLYQGAAS; this is encoded by the coding sequence ATGATCGAGACGACCACGCCCGCTCTGGCGCGCCTCGAGGAGTTCGGCAACGTGACCGACCTTCTCGCTCGCCGCGCTGCAGACGCCCCCGACCACGTCGCGTTCGACGTGCCGACGGACGATCCCGCGGCGTGGCGCCCCGTGACGACCGCCGCGTTCCTCGACGAGGTCCGGGCGCTCGCGAAGGGGATGATGGGCGCCGGTCTCGCGGCGGGCGACACCGTCGCCATCATGGCGCCGACGCGCTACGAGTGGGCCGTCGCCGACCTCGCGACCTGGTTCGCCGGGGGCGTCGTCGTCCCGGTGTACGACTCGTCCTCGGCCTCGCAGGTCGACGCGATCGTGCGCGATGCCGACGTGCGCCTGGCCATCGCGGGGTCTCGGGCGCACGCCGACCTCCTGAACACCGCGCTCGCGGGGACCGACGCGATCGGCACCTGGGCCATGCGCGGGGTCGATGGCATCCCGTCGCTCGACGAGCTCGCCGCCCGTGGGACGCACATCTCGGACGCCGAGCTCGAGAGCCGCCGGACGCTCGCCGGCCACCACCACCCCGCGACCATCGTCTACACCTCGGGGACGACGGGGGAGCCGAAGGGGGCTGTGCTCACGCACGCGAACTTCCTCGGGCAGGTGCTCAACATCGCCGCGGCCTACCGCGAAGTGGTCACCCCGACGGGGAACACGATCATCTTCCTCCCGCTCGCCCACGTGCTCGCGCGCGGCCTGCAGCTCATCTGCATCGCCAGCGGAATGCGCATCGCGCACCTCTCTGAACCCGCGCAGGTCGTGCCCGCCCTCTCGGTGCTCCGCCCGACGTTCCTCGTCGTCGTGCCGCGCGTGCTGCAGAAGATCCAGGCCGCCGCCGCCGAGAAGGCGGCGCGGATGAAGGTCGGCCGGGTCTGGGCGCGCGCCGTCTCGACGGCTGTCGCGCGCGGACGACTGGCCGAGAAGCAGGATGCCGGACGCCGGCGCCGCGCTCCTCTGGGATTCCGCGTGCGCGGGGCGGTGTTCGACGCCCTCTTCTACTCCCGGCTGCGCGCGATCATGGGCGGCCGCGTGGACTACATCCTCTCGGGCGGGGCGACCCTCGACGGCATCCTGTCGCTGTTCTTCCGCGGGATCGGCGTTCCGGTCATCGAGGGCTACGGGCTCACCGAGACCACCGCTCCGCTGACGGGGAATCTCCCCGGCCGCATCGTGTCGGGCACGGTCGGGCTCCCCCTGCCCGGCTCGACGGTGCGCATCAGCCCCGAGGGCGAAGTGCTCGCTCGCGGAGTGGGCGTGTTCGCCGGCTACCGCGACCCGCGCCACGATGCCGAGGCGTTCGTCGACGGCTTCTTCCGGACGGGAGACCTGGGCCGCATCGACGACGGCGGGCGCCTCATCCTCGAGGGCCGTCTGAAGGACGTCATCGTCACCTCGAACGGCAAGACCGTGGTCCCCGCCCGCTGGGAGGGGGCGGTCGAGGCGAGCCCCCTCGTGCAGCACGCCGTCATGGTCGGCGAGGGCAAGCCGTACCTGTCGGCCCTCCTCATCCTCGATCCCGTGGAGTCGGCCGCGTGGGCGGCATCCCAGGGCTGGACGTTCGCCGCGGGCTCGCCCGGAGATCTCCGGACCATCGATGAGCCCCGACTCCGCGCGCACCTGCAGTCCACCGTCGACGCCGCGAACGCCCTGGTGGCGCGGAGCGAGCAGGTACGTCGTTTCATCCTCGTGGTCGCCGACCTCGACGATCGCGAGCTCGTCACACCCACTCTCAAGATCAAGCGCCGCGAGGTCCTGCATCGCGCCGCCGACACGATCGACACCCTGTACCAAGGAGCCGCATCATGA
- a CDS encoding acyltransferase family protein has protein sequence MSSTGGWARSVTTREAITISTLTAPVVAPVAKAPGPLDKVRNLPSLTGLRWATAMLIFGHHLMAVEYFGGTPGVIWGNLFEAGKTGVTLFFILSGFVLAWGYKPQQTARSFWWHRIARIYPLHLVGVGLALIAAATLVPEIRADGTAPVVANVFLVNGWVPDWWQAGNPASWSLVCEAFFYLTFPFLIRPLARASNRGLGVVVVASLVVAALAPQLASMSPVPMSAASTPLLRMPEFVLGVTLALLMKKSTWQPVRLIVAVPLAVAGYALSEAPTLPGTDIHPGLAATVGFYALLVASLANADARASSTFLARPLWQELGRVSFAFYLVHLLVIASVSSAWPDGHPQLPWRQAVPLALAAFGIALGLAWAMHKLIEIPAQRWLLRYDRSRTTRPVAARGRADLLPNR, from the coding sequence GTGTCGTCGACGGGTGGGTGGGCGCGCTCGGTCACGACACGGGAGGCGATCACCATCAGCACGCTGACAGCACCCGTGGTCGCCCCCGTCGCGAAGGCCCCCGGCCCCCTCGACAAGGTCCGCAACCTGCCCTCCCTGACCGGACTGCGCTGGGCGACCGCGATGCTGATCTTCGGCCATCACCTCATGGCCGTGGAGTACTTCGGCGGCACACCCGGAGTGATCTGGGGCAACCTCTTCGAGGCGGGGAAGACGGGCGTGACCCTCTTCTTCATCCTCTCGGGGTTCGTCCTGGCGTGGGGGTACAAACCGCAGCAGACCGCGCGCTCCTTCTGGTGGCACCGCATCGCGCGGATCTACCCGCTGCACCTCGTCGGCGTCGGGCTCGCGCTGATCGCCGCGGCCACTCTCGTTCCCGAGATCCGCGCCGACGGCACCGCGCCCGTGGTCGCGAACGTCTTCCTCGTCAACGGCTGGGTGCCGGACTGGTGGCAGGCGGGAAACCCCGCGAGCTGGTCTCTCGTGTGCGAGGCGTTCTTCTACCTCACCTTCCCCTTCCTCATCCGCCCGCTCGCCCGTGCGTCGAACCGGGGTCTCGGGGTCGTCGTCGTGGCATCCCTCGTCGTCGCCGCTCTCGCTCCGCAGCTCGCGTCGATGTCTCCCGTTCCGATGTCGGCCGCATCGACGCCGCTGCTGCGGATGCCCGAGTTCGTCCTCGGCGTGACGCTCGCGCTGTTGATGAAGAAGAGCACCTGGCAGCCCGTCCGTTTGATCGTCGCGGTGCCGCTCGCGGTGGCCGGCTACGCGCTGTCCGAGGCGCCGACGCTGCCCGGGACCGACATCCACCCGGGGCTCGCCGCCACGGTCGGCTTCTACGCCCTGCTCGTCGCGTCCCTCGCGAACGCCGATGCCCGCGCGAGCTCGACCTTCCTCGCCCGACCGCTCTGGCAGGAGCTCGGCCGGGTGTCGTTCGCCTTCTACCTCGTGCACCTCCTCGTGATCGCGTCGGTCTCGTCGGCGTGGCCCGACGGGCACCCGCAGCTGCCGTGGCGGCAAGCCGTGCCGCTCGCGCTCGCCGCTTTCGGGATCGCCCTCGGCCTCGCGTGGGCGATGCACAAGCTCATCGAGATCCCCGCCCAGCGGTGGCTGCTGCGGTACGACCGGTCGCGGACGACGCGACCCGTCGCCGCGCGCGGTCGGGCGGACCTCCTCCCGAATCGCTAG
- a CDS encoding glycosyl hydrolase family 18 protein has product MAQRTAKRYGIRVIVGSAVAALALAFGGGVSPASAVAPVVRDSGRVVVYYQKQFVNGSTGAYISPLPLVTEHTGVDVVNLAAVHMNADELKLNDLLPDDPSFDTMWAELRQIQASGVAVVGMIGGAQNATWQSLTDDYDVQYARLHDFVTAHSLDGIDLDVETDTDISVVERVIVDLRADFGSTFLVTLSPVTAALVGEDNLSGFDYDDLYASSGQAIDWFNTQFYCGWGDPTPDEYGAIVDYQSTRGAGIPASKIVMAVLTNPDNCGSGWIPLAELTASIQEIKAETPTFGGVAGWEYFNSLPGGPDAPWKWAGEMRAAIDAPLPTPTPTPTPTPTPTVSPTPTPTPSATVPMLAASGLDTGGLVGGGVIASVVAILGGSVLLLAALRRRSTR; this is encoded by the coding sequence ATGGCGCAGCGCACGGCGAAGAGGTACGGCATCCGGGTCATCGTGGGGAGCGCCGTCGCGGCGCTGGCTCTCGCGTTCGGCGGAGGCGTCAGCCCGGCATCGGCGGTCGCGCCCGTCGTGCGCGACAGCGGCCGGGTCGTCGTCTACTACCAGAAGCAGTTCGTGAACGGTTCGACGGGTGCCTACATCTCGCCACTGCCGCTCGTCACCGAGCACACCGGCGTGGACGTCGTGAACCTCGCCGCCGTGCACATGAACGCCGACGAGCTGAAGCTCAACGACCTGCTGCCGGACGACCCCTCCTTCGACACGATGTGGGCCGAGCTCCGGCAGATCCAGGCGTCGGGGGTCGCCGTCGTCGGCATGATCGGGGGCGCCCAGAACGCCACCTGGCAGAGCCTGACCGACGACTACGACGTGCAGTACGCCCGGCTGCACGACTTCGTCACGGCGCACTCCCTCGACGGCATCGATCTCGACGTCGAGACCGACACCGACATCTCCGTGGTCGAGCGGGTGATCGTCGATCTGCGCGCCGACTTCGGCTCGACGTTCCTGGTGACGCTGTCGCCGGTGACGGCGGCGCTCGTCGGCGAGGACAACCTCTCGGGCTTCGACTACGACGATCTCTACGCCAGCTCGGGGCAGGCGATCGACTGGTTCAACACCCAGTTCTACTGCGGCTGGGGCGACCCGACGCCGGACGAGTACGGCGCGATCGTCGACTACCAGAGCACGCGGGGCGCGGGGATCCCGGCGAGCAAGATCGTGATGGCGGTCCTCACGAACCCCGACAACTGCGGCAGTGGATGGATTCCGCTCGCGGAGCTGACGGCATCCATCCAGGAGATCAAGGCGGAGACGCCCACCTTCGGCGGAGTCGCGGGGTGGGAGTACTTCAACTCGCTACCCGGCGGGCCCGACGCGCCGTGGAAGTGGGCGGGGGAGATGCGCGCCGCGATCGACGCGCCGCTGCCGACTCCCACCCCGACCCCGACGCCGACCCCGACCCCGACGGTGAGCCCCACCCCGACTCCCACACCGAGTGCGACCGTGCCCATGCTCGCGGCGAGCGGCCTCGACACCGGCGGGCTCGTCGGGGGCGGCGTCATCGCGAGCGTGGTCGCGATCCTCGGCGGAAGCGTCCTTCTGCTCGCCGCGCTCCGCCGCCGCTCCACCCGATGA
- a CDS encoding SDR family oxidoreductase: protein MTDVDPDAADAGAAPEVEPVASIDPTELEIALRVIDAASSLDHEDPAYIALRRQTGKLYKDVKRQSRREKRQRIADADRAVVAATATGAADRIDDETRGIPLATRTTTPFAGELIKARACYICKQDYTLVDAFYHQLCPDCAAMSHAKRDARTDLTGKRALLTGGRAKIGMYIALRLLRDGAHTTITTRFPRDAVRRFSSLPDSADWLHRLKVVGIDLRDPAQVIGLAESVASDGPLDILINNAAQTVRRSPGAYKPLVDAELAPLPDGPLPELVTFGHTNDAHPLALAQSVSSHPILASAARTAEELTAEAMAAGSSSLERLMTGTAIDAGGLIPDEDRINSWTQSVEQVEPLEMLEVQLANMTAPFLLVSRLRPAMAASPARRKYVVNVSAMEGVFGRGYKGPGHPHTNMAKAALNMLTRTSAREMFETDQILMTAVDTGWITDERPHFTKVRLAEEGFHAPLDLVDGAARVYDPIVRGEAGEDLFGIFLKDYRKSSW, encoded by the coding sequence GTGACCGACGTGGATCCGGATGCCGCTGACGCCGGTGCCGCGCCCGAGGTCGAGCCCGTGGCATCCATCGATCCGACCGAGCTCGAGATCGCGCTGCGCGTGATCGACGCCGCCTCCTCGCTCGACCACGAGGACCCCGCCTACATTGCGCTGCGGCGCCAGACCGGCAAGCTCTACAAGGACGTCAAGCGGCAGTCGCGGCGCGAGAAGCGCCAGCGCATCGCCGATGCCGATCGCGCGGTCGTCGCCGCCACCGCGACCGGAGCCGCCGACCGCATCGACGACGAGACGCGCGGCATCCCGCTCGCGACCCGAACGACCACGCCCTTCGCCGGAGAGCTCATCAAGGCCCGCGCCTGCTACATCTGCAAGCAGGACTACACGCTCGTCGACGCCTTCTACCACCAGCTCTGCCCCGACTGCGCGGCGATGAGCCACGCGAAGCGCGACGCCCGCACCGACCTCACCGGCAAGCGCGCGCTGCTCACGGGCGGCCGCGCCAAGATCGGCATGTACATCGCCCTGCGCCTGCTGCGCGACGGCGCGCACACGACGATCACGACGCGCTTCCCGCGCGACGCCGTCCGGCGCTTCTCGTCGCTGCCCGACAGCGCGGATTGGCTGCACCGACTCAAGGTCGTCGGCATCGACCTGCGCGACCCCGCCCAGGTGATCGGACTCGCCGAGTCGGTGGCATCCGATGGCCCTCTCGACATCCTCATCAACAACGCCGCGCAGACCGTGCGGCGCTCGCCGGGCGCGTACAAACCCCTGGTGGATGCCGAGTTGGCGCCGCTTCCGGACGGACCCCTGCCCGAGCTGGTGACCTTCGGCCACACGAACGACGCGCACCCGCTCGCGCTCGCCCAGTCGGTGTCGTCGCACCCGATCCTCGCCTCGGCCGCGCGCACGGCCGAAGAGCTGACGGCCGAGGCGATGGCCGCGGGCTCGTCGTCGCTCGAGCGCCTGATGACCGGAACCGCGATCGACGCGGGCGGGCTCATCCCCGACGAGGACCGCATCAACAGCTGGACGCAGTCCGTCGAGCAGGTCGAGCCGCTCGAGATGCTCGAGGTGCAGCTGGCCAACATGACCGCGCCGTTCCTGCTCGTCAGCCGGCTGCGCCCGGCGATGGCCGCATCGCCCGCGCGTCGGAAGTACGTCGTCAACGTCTCGGCGATGGAGGGCGTGTTCGGCCGCGGCTACAAGGGCCCGGGGCACCCGCACACGAACATGGCCAAGGCTGCGCTGAACATGCTCACGCGCACGAGCGCGCGCGAGATGTTCGAGACCGACCAGATCCTCATGACCGCCGTCGACACGGGCTGGATCACCGACGAGCGCCCGCACTTCACCAAGGTGCGTCTGGCGGAGGAGGGCTTCCACGCCCCGCTCGACCTCGTCGACGGCGCGGCCCGCGTGTACGACCCGATCGTGCGCGGCGAGGCCGGTGAAGACCTCTTCGGCATCTTCTTGAAGGATTACCGCAAGAGCTCGTGGTGA